The DNA sequence GCAGAAGAAGATGGACCATAACGACGAGCAGGTGCAGCTGAAGAGGGATGCTCGTGGTGTTGATTGGGAGGTGTTTGCTGGGGTGAAGATTGACCATTTTTCCAGGGACCCATCTTATTTTTACCTCTTTTTCTGTTGTTTTTCTTACTGCCGGCATTCTGGTCATTCATTCCCCTCTTTGTCATTTTTTGCAGTCTCTTGTATTCAGCTTCTTTTTCATCATCTGAAAATTCTGCTTCATCTGATACCTCTTCATCATTCGCACCAGATGCATCATAACCCTTTCTGTAAAGATCTTTGTTATTGAGCACATGATCTGCAAACTCCTGAACAAAAGAGATTGGTGTTCCAACTTCTATACCGGCAGGGATTTCACTTTCTGTATTGTATCTCACCATATAGTAAGGGTTTATGACAGGTCCAAAAATTTCATCTACCAGTCCCAACGGAGACCTGCTTTCAGTTATCCACAGAATAGAACCCTCGTTCAGAGGGTTGTGCTTCTCAACCCCTTCTACAATGACTTTGGTACCAACAACCTGTAAAAAATGAAGCTGACATCAAACTCACATACGTGCAATACCACAGTTCAATATGCATCTTCTGAAGTGTCATCATCCACATTCTAAGTTTCCAAGTGCCAACTCAATGATGGAGTTCATGCTGCAACACAAGAAACTAGCATAATCAcgaatatataaaaaaatctgCTTCAGATCCCTCTAGGCTTACCGATAAAACAACTCCGACAGGAAGCATTTGATGATGTGGTTCCAAGGTCACATTAACTGAAGGAACTGGTGGAAGTTCCTGTACAGTTCAAAACAATCCATTTCAGGCTATTACGAGACAGCATATATACTCGAGAAAGTCAATTCATCGGCGACACTATAAATGTTGCGTGCTAAGAAAACAGAGAAAACAGAAATTGGCAAACAAATATACAGAAAGCATTACAATTTGCAAGCATGGCATGCTATTAGACATCAGAAGATTACAAAAGATTATTTCAAAGTCATTTTTATCGAGTAAGGTTGGCCAAGTGAACTGACTAAACAAATCATGCTTTATCAAGTCCAAATCAATATCAATCACGTGCTAATACTACAGAAAATCCTAAATTTCACAAAATATAGACAATCCAGATAAATGTCGGCTATCTTTCCATCTCCACTAAAAGGAAATCAAACTGTACCTCTCAGCCCGCTAAGTTAATTCATCAAGTACCAAGTCAGGACTACAAGGAAATGAATGGAGACTATGTCTAATTAACAGCTGGTTATCAATCAACTCAACTCCACTATGTAGCCATAAATCAATTCAGTAAAAATGTTCTTACCTCGAGCTCATTTTTGGAACGAATGGGACCTTTTATagcttcctcttcctcgtctcCCTCATCGAAAATATCAACATCACTCCACGCAACCTCGGCGCCCtcctcatcatcctcatcaCCACTTCCATCACCTATCTGCTCTGCACCACTTATCTCACCTTCTTCAAGTTCACAAGCCTCCTCATTGCCCTCCTTCTCCACCTCCGCCTTCACATTCCCTTCTCCATCCTTCTCCTCATCCATatcatcactctctctctcctcctcatcctcatcactAGAGCTACTACTCGAAGAAGATGATGCTGCTGATGAACTCTCACTCTCCGACTCCGAACTTTCGCTCTCAATCCCACCCTCCACACCTTCGATTTTGGTCTCCAAATCCTCACCCACTCCATTCCCACTATCAAGAACCAAACTCTCTTCATTCCCTCCAACCAAACTAACCTTCCCCAACTCTTCCTCAATAGAACTCCTCAAATTTTCTGAAACTTCAGACTTCACGTTCACCACACCACCAAGCCCACAATCAATGGGTTCGGACCCATTAACGATTTGGCCTCCACCACCTACCTCAGACTTCACCTTCACCACAGAACCAGGCTCACAGTCAATTGGCTCGGATTTCACCACAGTCGTCGTCCCGGCCTCGGCCATATCTGGGTTTGGAAAATCCCTGAACCAAGTCTCAATGGAGTCAAAATCCAACAAGGAATCTACAAAGGACAAGTCGATGGGTCTGGGATCAACGGCGTCAGGTGGGTCCTTTGAAAGCTTGAGCTTTGAAGCTTGATCGAGGTCTACTTCAGGGGTGAACCCTACCATCTGGAAGCGGAGAAAATTAGGGTttggagaagaggaagaaactgGGTTGAAGAAAGAGATGAGTGAAATTCCATTTGAGGGTTTAAATGGGGCTTTTGCTTTGGAATCGGTCAGGTGCTTAAACCCTTGGctttagggttttcgaaattttCAGGTGAATTATATATAGATGCCGGAGATTTAGGTAATTTTGTTAAAACAATAAACGACGTCGTGTGGACAGTTTCCAAAACCAGAACAGGTCTTGATATTATTTATTCGGTGCAAGCCTACAAGTCTTCGGGCGAGTTTCGAGTTTATGTTTTCGACCCAAAATCGTATTTGGGCCTAAATTTGATTTGTAAAGTCTCTAAAATCAGCTTTTGGCCCATAATAACCGAGAAACGAGAAGCGTCTATCAACTACTTATTATTTCGGTTTTGTCAAAAATAAACTTTCAGAGATGGAGAAATACCGTCAACTATTTAgaattttcttattcttttttaaAAGTTATGTCAAAAATCTTCAACAAACCTTCATCCAAGCTTGAAATTTCTTAGGAAAACTATTTGTATTTTTAGAGTTTAGTTCAATGCGGCGAATGGAATAACCTGCTCAAATGGTGCCTTTTAGTTTCTAGATTTGAACATTATGAGGGAGAGGATGCTCTAAccggaaaattctacaatatgttaacatacaattaccacttttaagaTTTAATTACTCAAAAGAGAACATACATTACTCTAACGAGGACCTTAGTTACcttaataaatattttttccTAGTTACCACTTGAGGCATCAAAGTCGTAACATGAGTCTtcaaagtggtaaatattatatGAAATTGGACATGTATGAGAATTGTTAACGTACCATAGTCTTAAACCAgtcttctcttctttctctacTCCATGCAGAGACGACGAATGAGAATTTTTGCCTTTAAATTAACCTGTACTTGAAAACGACTTAATAACTACATCGGTACCTCATGTAACTACACAAACAAGCATGGCTTCTTCGAAAAACCATTCGACCGAAATAGGTAATATAATGAGGATATGGTtgatgagagtttctattgggacctccaaatctgctcacttgacctcactctattatgaattattaaatgacatatataacctactataaaatgactattaaggacaagaattataccaaaaaaat is a window from the Rosa chinensis cultivar Old Blush chromosome 2, RchiOBHm-V2, whole genome shotgun sequence genome containing:
- the LOC112189784 gene encoding H/ACA ribonucleoprotein complex non-core subunit NAF1, which gives rise to MVGFTPEVDLDQASKLKLSKDPPDAVDPRPIDLSFVDSLLDFDSIETWFRDFPNPDMAEAGTTTVVKSEPIDCEPGSVVKVKSEVGGGGQIVNGSEPIDCGLGGVVNVKSEVSENLRSSIEEELGKVSLVGGNEESLVLDSGNGVGEDLETKIEGVEGGIESESSESESESSSAASSSSSSSSSDEDEEERESDDMDEEKDGEGNVKAEVEKEGNEEACELEEGEISGAEQIGDGSGDEDDEEGAEVAWSDVDIFDEGDEEEEAIKGPIRSKNELEELPPVPSVNVTLEPHHQMLPVGVVLSVVGTKVIVEGVEKHNPLNEGSILWITESRSPLGLVDEIFGPVINPYYMVRYNTESEIPAGIEVGTPISFVQEFADHVLNNKDLYRKGYDASGANDEEVSDEAEFSDDEKEAEYKRLQKMTKRGMNDQNAGSKKNNRKRGKNKMGPWKNGQSSPQQTPPNQHHEHPSSAAPARRYGPSSSAVSQGLVSGRGSVRPFPGATQATGMNANGVWSNGMPCQPQQTPFPNAFPNNNMPFFPQYPHQMSMPGGIPFHQQTNVFSGPMGSQGMMGQLGFHQPAFGVGFQGQPTPGQQLNSFPGPMNAFGMSQQGQHGFNQNAFGMGQQGFNPNVFGVGQQGQHGFNPNAFAMVQQGQHGFNQNTFGIGSQGQPTNLSLEQNMPQPGNPVVGDTDAPQQFSRSTSANRGRRPFRRGGRQGRGRGSR